One stretch of Paroedura picta isolate Pp20150507F chromosome 13, Ppicta_v3.0, whole genome shotgun sequence DNA includes these proteins:
- the SLC7A3 gene encoding cationic amino acid transporter 3 translates to MLLPSQRYLEESMALHLSSKMLEKNMKNFGKKLIRRRVVDFSLEETRFARCLSTLDLIALGVGSTLGAGVYVLAGEVAMEEAGPSIVLCFFIAAVSSVLAGLCYAEFGARVPKAGSAYLYSFVTVGEIWAFTTGWNLILSYVIGTASVARAWSSAFDNIIGNHISTFFRNSTALHMENVLAEYPDFFALFLVLLLTGLLAFGVSESALVNKIFTAINLLVLSFVIISGFVKGDVKNWNVSEEYYENRSQEALESGIKAGKFGSGGFFPFGFEGVLSGAATCFYAFVGFDCIATTGEEARNPQRSIPIGIIVSLLICFVAYFGVSAALTLMVPYFLVNKESPLPEAFKDVGWEPARYVVAIGSLCALSASLLGSMFPMPRVIYAMAEDGLLFRYLSRVHSRTKTPLVATVVSGIISALMAFLFELKDLVNLMSIGTLLAYSLVAVCVLILRYQPEMISSKDMEMLEVNGSEEEKVMMNASVSSNQTMIKEEFTWASLFCPSGEIPTCSSGRIVYISTTAVSVVITVLCGILAHEREALMKGNIGWTVACALLLSILLVTTIIIWRQPESKKRLTFKVPALPVLPLFSIFVNVYLMMQLDAGTWARFAVWMTIGFAIYFGYGIRHSIEAQTTQQSQLTTNKPLNSAGSDPSPDTAI, encoded by the exons ATACCTCGAGGAAAGTATGGCCTTGCATCTGAGTAGCAAGATGCTGGAAAAAAACATGAAGAACTTTGGCAAGAAACTGATCCGGCGACGTGTGGTTGACTTTAGCTTGGAAGAGACCCGTTTTGCCCGCTGCCTCTCCACCTTGGACCTGATAGCTCTGGGCGTGGGCAGCACCCTTGGGGCCGGTGTCTATGTCTTGGCCGGAGAAGTGGCCATGGAGGAAGCCGGCCCTTCCATTGTGCTCTGTTTCTTCATTGCCGCTGTCTCGTCAGTTTTGGCTGGGCTGTGCTATGCTGAGTTTGGGGCCAGAGTTCCAAAGGCCGGTTCTGCCTACCTCTACAGCTTTGTGACAGTTGGGGAGATCTGGGCCTTCACTACAGGATGGAACCTCATCCTCTCTTATGTGATAG GTACAGCAAGTGTTGCTCGTGCCTGGAGCTCTGCCTTTGACAACATCATCGGCAATCACATCTCCACTTTCTTCCGGAACAGCACTGCCCTGCACATGGAGAATGTGCTGGCTGAGTATCCTGACTTCTTTGCTCTGTTCCTGGTGTTGCTGCTCACAG GCTTGCTTGCATTTGGTGTGAGTGAATCTGCACTAGTGAACAAAATATTTACTGCGATCAACCTGCTGGTCCTCAGCTTTGTCATCATCTCTGGTTTTGTGAAGGGGGATGTCAAGAACTGGAATGTGTCTGAGGAGTATTATGAGAACCGGTCACAAGAAGCTCTGGAGTCTGGAATAAA GGCTGGCAAGTTTGGTTCAGGTGGCTTTTTCCCCTTTGGCTTTGAAGGGGTCCTCTCTGGTGCTGCAACTTGTTTCTATGCCTTTGTTGGATTTGACTGCATTGCAACAACAG GTGAGGAGGCTCGTAACCCCCAGCGCTCTATCCCCATCGGCATCATTGTCTCCCTTCTCATCTGCTTTGTGGCCTACTTCGGAGTTTCTGCTGCCTTGACACTCATGGTGCCCTACTTCTTGGTGAACAAGGAGAGCCCCCTGCCTGAGGCCTTCAAGGACGTGGGGTGGGAGCCCGCCCGCTACGTTGTGGCCATTGGCTCACTCTGCGCCCTCAGTGCAAG tttGCTCGGCTCCATGTTCCCCATGCCACGAGTGATATATGCCATGGCCGAAGATGGACTCCTCTTTAGGTACCTGTCCCGGGTGCACAGTCGCACCAAGACTCCCTTGGTGGCCACAGTTGTGTCAGGCATCATTTCTG CCCTGATGGCATTCCTCTTTGAGCTGAAGGACCTGGTGAACCTCATGTCAATTGGCACACTGTTGGCATACTCGTTGGTAGCAGTTTGTGTACTCATACTCAG aTACCAGCCTGAGATGATCTCTTCTAAGGACATGGAGATGCTGGAAGTGAATGGAAGTGAAGAGGAGAAGGTGATGATGAATGCGTCTGTCAGCAGTAATCAGACTATGATCAAAGAGGAGTTCACCTGGGCgagccttttctgtccttctGGGGAGATCCCAACTTGCAGTTCAGGACGCATTGTCTACATCAGCACCACAGCTGTCT CTGTTGTGATCACTGTCCTGTGTGGAATCCTGGCGCACGAGAGGGAAGCGCTCATGAAAGGCAACATTGGTTGGACTGTGGCGTGTGCACTTCTCCTAAGTATTCTGCTGGTTACCACCATCATCATCTGGAGGCAGCCGGAGAGCAAGAAGCGCCTCACTTTCAAG GTGCCTGCCCTGCCGGTGCTTCCTCTGTTCAGTATCTTTGTGAATGTCTATCTCATGATGCAATTGGATGCTGGCACCTGGGCCCGCTTTGCCGTCTGGATGACCATAG GTTTTGCCATCTACTTCGGTTACGGGATCCGGCACAGCATAGAAGCACAGACCACTCAACAGTCACAGTTGACAACAAACAAGCCTCTGAATTCTGCTGGCTCTGACCCGAGTCCAGATACAGCTATCTGA